One genomic region from Nymphaea colorata isolate Beijing-Zhang1983 chromosome 10, ASM883128v2, whole genome shotgun sequence encodes:
- the LOC116262591 gene encoding probable pectinesterase 53 encodes MASSAAHLLSLLFLVSLSLLPLDSFSLSSTYEEEYHKWVSWHGEQYRQKLLFNSMEVSSELKDDLHHPKKLDHKLAEAEKNRVWIKVAQDGSGNFTSLRDALDSIEEKNTRRIIIQIAPGIYREKVVIKKKKPFITLLGDSRNPPTFTGNDTAATLGGDGNPMRTYHSATVAINSHYFVAINIRFENTAPNPEIGQIGGQAVALRISGNKAAFYNCSFFGHQDTLYDHKGTHYFKNCFIQGSVDFIFGYGRSLYENCHMNSISTDVASVTAQKRTNVSLSSGFSFLNGTVSGSGLVYLGRAWGDHSRVVFAYTYLDKVVIPEGWNDWGIPARESSVYYGEYKCSGPGANMTERVQWIRRLTDAEAEPFLGTHFVDGEKWLWAEQPTAYLS; translated from the exons ATGGCTTCCTCTGCTGCTCACCTTCTTTCCCTCCTCTTCCTtgtgtctctttctctccttcccctcgACTCCTTCTCCCTGAGTTCAACCTATGAGGAAGAATACCATAAATGGGTCTCTTGGCACGGCGAGCAATACAGGCAGAAGCTTCTCTTCAACTCCATGGAGGTCAGTAGCGAACTGAAGGATGACCTTCATCATCCCAAAAAACTGGATCACAAACTTGCCGAGGCTGAGAAAAACAGGGTCTGGATCAAAGTGGCTCAAGATGGTAGCGGTAACTTTACAAGCCTGAGGGACGCACTAGACAGCATTGAAGAGAAGAACACAAGGAGGATCATCATTCAAATAGCCCCTGGAATTTATAG GGAAAAAGTTgtaataaagaagaaaaagccatTCATCACTCTTCTAGGGGATAGCCGGAATCCTCCCACATTCACAGGGAACGACACGGCGGCCACGCTGGGAGGCGACGGTAATCCGATGAGAACATACCACAGTGCAACCGTAGCCATCAACTCCCACTATTTTGTGGCCATCAACATAAGATTTGAG AACACAGCACCAAACCCAGAAATCGGACAAATTGGAGGGCAGGCGGTGGCCCTGAGAATCTCCGGCAACAAAGCCGCATTCTACAACTGCAGCTTCTTTGGCCACCAAGACACGCTCTACGACCACAAAGGAACCCATTACTTCAAGAACTGCTTCATCCAGGGGTCTGTGGACTTCATCTTCGGCTACGGCCGGTCTCTGTATGAG AATTGCCATATGAACTCGATTTCAACGGACGTGGCGTCGGTGACGGCTCAGAAGCGAACGAACGTGTCCCTGTCGAGTGGGTTCTCCTTCTTGAACGGCACAGTGTCGGGGAGCGGGTTGGTGTACCTGGGGCGGGCATGGGGCGACCATTCTAGGGTCGTCTTCGCCTACACCTACTTGGACAAAGTTGTCATACCCGAGGGCTGGAACGACTGGGGCATCCCTGCTCGTGAATC GAGTGTATACTATGGGGAGTACAAATGCAGTGGGCCAGGAGCAAATATGACAGAGAGGGTGCAGTGGATCAGAAGACTGACCGATGCAGAGGCCGAGCCCTTCTTAGGAACTCACTTCGTCGACGGGGAGAAATGGCTGTGGGCAGAGCAGCCCACTGCCTATTTATCCTGA
- the LOC116262309 gene encoding neutral/alkaline invertase 1, mitochondrial-like: MNRPTSLGILTVRPCCRMLVRCNSMLSRISSLPPIPKSLNGVCKSVSHRPESVVWIRKFGGWNRNPVHVSDVACKNCRLFFGPSFGADRKRGFRVFANAAPGTPEFNSGRNVKKNSDRGGVVRVTDVRFSSTTIEPRVGENGLERIYFQNLGVKPLIVEKELDSSPEVSNNDTPEVGEKLLGLSNDSNQKTSNLLDSEEELNKNVKDRAETVSNLEDVPKVREESVVEKEAWRLLHAAIVTYCGSPVGTVAANDPADATPLNYDQVFIRDFVPSALAFLLKGETEIVRNFLLHTLQLQSWEKTVDCYSPGQGLMPASFKVRTVPLDGSNEAFEEVLDPDFGESAIGRVAPVDSGLWWIILLRAYGRVTDDYALQERVDVQTGIKLILNLCLADGFDMFPTLLVTDGSCMIDRRMGIHGHPLEIQALYYSALRCAREMIIVNDGSKNLLRAINNRLSALSFHIREYYWVDMKKINEIYRYKTEEYSHDAVNKFNIYPDQIPSWLVEWIPDKGGYLIGNLQPAHMDFRFFSLGNLWSVVSSLTTPEQSESILNLIESKWDDLIGKMPLKICFPALEYEEWRIITGSDPKNTPWSYHNGGSWPTLLWQFTLACIKMGRPDLARQAVSVAEERLPKDHWPEYYDTRTARFIGKQARLNQTWSIAGYLTAKMLLDKPEMASILTCEEDLEVLMGCSCPLSTSPRNKKCSRNAAKNQILV, from the exons ATGAATCGTCCGACTTCCTTGGGGATTCTGACCGTGAGGCCCTGTTGCAGGATGTTGGTCAGATGCAATTCCATGTTGTCTAGGATCTCCTCTCTTCCGCCGATTCCGAAAAGCCTTAATGGAGTCTGCAAGTCGGTGAGCCACAGGCCGGAATCGGTGGTCTGGATTAGGAAATTTGGTGGATGGAATCGGAATCCTGTTCATGTCTCCGATGTTGCTTGTAAGAATTGCAGGTTGTTCTTCGGCCCGTCCTTTGGGGCTGACAGAAAAAGGGGTTTCCGGGTTTTCGCGAACGCGGCACCGGGGACACCCGAATTCAATTCCGGCAGGAACGTGAAAAAGAATTCCGATCGTGGTGGTGTCGTTCGGGTCACGGATGTCCGATTTAGCTCGACCACCATTGAGCCTCGAGTCGGGGAGAATGGTTTGGAGAGGATCTACTTCCAGAATCTGGGCGTAAAGCCCCTCATTGTGGAGAAGGAGTTAGATAGTTCGCCAGAAGTTAGCAACAACGATACGCCAGAAGTTGGCGAAAAATTGCTGGGTTTGAGCAATGATTCAAATCAGAAGACATCTAATTTGTTGGATTCCGAAGAGGAATTGAACAAGAATGTGAAAGATCGAGCCGAAACAGTCAGCAACCTTGAGGACGTGCCCAAGGTTAGGGAGGAATCTGTGGTCGAGAAAGAAGCGTGGAGGTTGCTACATGCAGCAATTGTGACTTATTGTGGTAGTCCGGTAGGGACAGTCGCAGCTAATGATCCGGCAGATGCTACTCCATTGAATTACGATCAAGTTTTTATTAGGGATTTTGTACCATCAGCTCTTGCCTTTTTGCTGAAGGGTGAGACGGAGATAGTTAGGAACTTCCTTCTTCACACGTTGCAATTGCAG AGCTGGGAGAAAACTGTGGATTGCTATAGCCCAGGCCAAGGTTTGATGCCAGCAAGTTTTAAGGTGAGAACTGTGCCTCTGGATGGCAGTAATGAGGCGTTTGAGGAAGTTTTAGACCCTGATTTTGGTGAGTCTGCAATTGGTCGTGTTGCTCCTGTTGATTCAG GATTGTGGTGGATTATTCTGTTGAGAGCCTATGGGAGAGTTACTGATGATTATGCTTTGCAAGAAAGGGTGGATGTCCAAACtggaataaaattgatattgaATCTATGCTTGGCTGATGGCTTCGATATGTTTCCAACCTTGTTGGTTACTGATGGGTCATGTATGATTGATCGGAGGATGGGTATCCATGGTCACCCTCTTGAGATCCAA GCTTTATACTACTCTGCTCTTCGATGTGCACGTGAGATGATAATTGTGAATGATGGTTCAAAGAATCTATTACGGGCCATCAACAATAGACTCAGTGCCCTTTCTTTCCACATAAGGGAGTATTATTGGGTGGATATGAAGAAGATAAATGAGATATACCGATACAAAACAGAAGAGTATTCTCATGATGCTGTGAACAAATTCAATATCTACCCAGACCAAATCCCTTCTTGGTTGGTTGAATGGATTCCTGATAAAGGCGGATATCTGATTGGAAATCTGCAGCCAGCTCACATGGACTTTAGGTTTTTCTCCCTTGGCAATTTATGGTCCGTTGTCTCATCTCTGACCACTCCAGAACAGTCGGAGTCTATCTTGAATCTCATTGAAAGCAAATGGGATGATCTTATTGGGAAGATGCCTCTAAAAATATGCTTCCCTGCACTTGAGTATGAGGAATGGCGTATAATCACTGGTAGCGACCCAAAGAACAC ACCATGGTCCTATCATAATGGAGGGTCCTGGCCAACTCTTCTTTGGCAG TTCACGTTGGCTTGCATTAAAATGGGAAGACCGGATCTAGCTAGACAGGCTGTTTCTGTGGCTGAGGAGAGGCTACCCAAGGATCACTGGCCTGAGTACTATGACACCCGAACAGCTAGGTTTATCGGCAAACAAGCCCGATTGAATCAGACATGGAGTATAGCTGGATATCTTACTGCAAAAATGCTTCTTGATAAGCCGGAGATGGCATCAATCCTGACGTGCGAGGAGGACCTGGAGGTTCTAATGGGGTGTTCTTGTCCTCTGAGTACAAGTCCCCGCAACAAAAAGTGTTCTAGGAATGCTGCTAAAAATCAGATTCTTGTATAG